The following proteins are encoded in a genomic region of Spirosoma sp. SC4-14:
- the mobC gene encoding plasmid mobilization relaxosome protein MobC encodes MARPPKDDADKREFTIRVRVTASEKLRIWQMAAENGYTPSDFMRLRTMAATQPLRHKPTPERELLLHVMAELGKVGSNVNQIARALNSRDETGQLADIDTDEINQAMQGLDNLTAQVLKLLS; translated from the coding sequence ATGGCACGACCCCCAAAGGACGATGCGGACAAACGCGAATTCACTATTCGCGTTCGCGTGACTGCATCTGAGAAACTGCGTATCTGGCAGATGGCAGCCGAGAACGGCTATACGCCCAGCGACTTCATGCGCTTGCGGACAATGGCGGCCACACAACCCCTGCGGCATAAGCCCACACCAGAACGTGAATTGCTGCTCCATGTGATGGCCGAACTTGGCAAGGTCGGCAGCAATGTCAATCAGATTGCACGTGCCCTCAACAGCCGTGATGAGACGGGGCAACTGGCCGACATCGATACGGATGAGATCAACCAGGCCATGCAAGGTTTGGATAATCTCACAGCACAGGTTCTCAAACTGCTTAGCTAA